The following proteins are co-located in the Haloarcula marismortui ATCC 43049 genome:
- a CDS encoding bacteriorhodopsin: MPAPGSEGIWLWLGTAGMFLGMLYFIARGWGETDGRRQKFYIATILITAIAFVNYLAMALGFGLTFIEFGGEQHPIYWARYTDWLFTTPLLLYDLGLLAGADRNTIYSLVSLDVLMIGTGVVATLSAGSGVLSAGAERLVWWGISTAFLLVLLYFLFSSLSGRVANLPSDTRSTFKTLRNLVTVVWLVYPVWWLVGSEGLGLVGIGIETAGFMVIDLVAKVGFGIILLRSHGVLDGAAETTGTGATPADD; this comes from the coding sequence ATGCCAGCACCAGGGAGCGAAGGAATTTGGCTGTGGTTAGGTACAGCGGGCATGTTCCTCGGCATGCTATACTTCATCGCGCGCGGCTGGGGCGAAACTGACGGCCGGCGTCAGAAGTTCTACATCGCGACAATACTGATCACGGCAATCGCGTTCGTGAATTACCTCGCGATGGCGCTTGGCTTCGGCCTGACGTTCATCGAGTTCGGCGGCGAACAACACCCCATCTACTGGGCGCGATACACCGACTGGCTGTTCACAACGCCGTTGCTGCTGTATGACCTCGGACTGCTTGCAGGTGCAGACCGCAACACCATTTACTCGCTCGTCAGCCTCGACGTGCTGATGATCGGTACTGGTGTGGTCGCAACGCTGAGTGCAGGCAGTGGCGTGCTGTCTGCCGGTGCAGAACGGCTGGTCTGGTGGGGTATCAGCACTGCCTTCCTGCTGGTCCTGCTGTACTTCCTGTTCAGTTCGCTGTCTGGCCGGGTTGCAAACCTGCCCAGTGACACGCGAAGCACGTTCAAGACGTTGCGCAACCTCGTCACTGTCGTCTGGCTGGTCTACCCAGTCTGGTGGCTCGTCGGCAGTGAGGGGCTTGGCCTCGTCGGTATCGGAATCGAGACGGCCGGCTTCATGGTCATCGACCTCGTCGCGAAGGTCGGCTTCGGTATCATCCTGCTCCGGAGCCACGGCGTGCTCGACGGCGCGGCCGAGACGACCGGAACTGGCGCAACGCCTGCAGACGACTAA
- a CDS encoding V-type ATP synthase subunit D, translating to MAKDVKPTRKNLMQIEDRIELSERGHDTLEKKRDGLIMEFMDILDQAQDVREDLDGSYERAQRAINMARAMEGDVAVRGAAAALKEHPELTTQSKNIMGVVVPQIESSKVRKSLDERGYGVMGTSARIDEAAEAYEELLENIILAAEVETAMKKMLEEIETTKRRVNALEFKLLPDLYDNQEYIEQKLEEQEREEIFRMKKIKAKKEEEEDALAAEEEAEEEPEAVTADD from the coding sequence ATGGCTAAGGACGTCAAACCCACGCGCAAGAATCTGATGCAGATCGAGGACCGCATCGAGCTGTCCGAGCGTGGGCACGACACGCTGGAGAAGAAGCGTGACGGCCTCATCATGGAGTTCATGGACATTCTGGACCAGGCACAGGACGTCCGTGAAGACCTCGACGGCTCCTACGAGCGGGCCCAGCGCGCGATCAACATGGCCCGGGCGATGGAGGGCGACGTGGCCGTCCGTGGGGCCGCCGCAGCACTGAAAGAACACCCCGAACTGACGACCCAGTCCAAGAACATCATGGGTGTCGTTGTCCCGCAGATCGAGTCCAGCAAAGTCCGGAAATCGCTGGACGAGCGTGGGTACGGCGTCATGGGGACCTCGGCCCGCATCGACGAGGCTGCCGAGGCCTACGAGGAACTGCTCGAAAATATCATCCTTGCCGCCGAAGTCGAGACGGCGATGAAGAAGATGCTCGAGGAGATCGAGACCACGAAGCGCCGTGTCAATGCCCTCGAATTCAAACTCCTGCCAGACCTCTACGACAATCAGGAGTACATCGAGCAGAAACTCGAAGAGCAGGAGCGCGAAGAGATCTTCCGCATGAAGAAGATCAAAGCCAAGAAGGAAGAAGAGGAAGACGCGTTAGCGGCCGAAGAGGAAGCGGAAGAAGAGCCCGAAGCGGTCACTGCTGACGACTGA
- a CDS encoding DUF6276 family protein: MSCPDCGGDLVSFPVPDDLQQLLPGNEPGAGVCRSCLALHPETEPPAAVPDLSDLDGAIPDADGAAVPLVLLVGLLDSLAMHREEITALLERVEREGVDPLLVLDRLDASYGEAAHVDLGRRRRQLEQLL; this comes from the coding sequence ATGTCCTGTCCCGACTGCGGTGGCGACCTCGTTTCGTTCCCAGTTCCAGACGACCTCCAGCAGCTTCTCCCCGGAAACGAACCGGGCGCTGGCGTCTGCCGGTCCTGTCTGGCGCTTCACCCGGAAACGGAGCCGCCCGCTGCTGTGCCCGACCTCTCGGATCTGGACGGTGCAATTCCCGATGCCGACGGCGCAGCGGTCCCGCTGGTGTTGCTGGTCGGACTGCTCGACTCGCTCGCGATGCACCGTGAGGAGATCACCGCGTTACTGGAGCGAGTCGAGCGCGAGGGCGTCGACCCGCTGCTGGTACTGGACCGCCTCGACGCCAGTTACGGCGAGGCGGCCCACGTCGACCTCGGTCGCCGCCGTCGGCAACTCGAACAGTTGCTGTGA
- the prf1 gene encoding peptide chain release factor aRF-1, which yields MSEQQEQEQSDKQKYEFRKVIEELKGYQGSGTQLVSIYIPEGKLISDVVAHVTQEHSEASNIKSKDTRTAVQDALTSIKDRLRYYDVRPPDNGLVVFSGAFDTGGGRTDMVTKVLESPPDPIESFRYHCDSEFLTEPLEHMLADKGLFGLIVLDRREANVGWLKGKRVEPVKSASSLVPGKQRKGGQSAQRFARLRLEAIDNFYQEVAGMANDLFVADRHEIDGILVGGPSPTKDEFLDGDYLHHELQDMVLGKFDVAYTDESGLYDLVDAADDVLAEHEMLRDKELMEDFFKQLHNGDKATYGFDQTRQNLNMGAVEQLLISEDLRKDVVAYTCENGHDEYDLINSSAGTDDHECSRCGATVDADDGEREDAIDHLMELADQRGTETVFISTDFEKGEQLLTAFGGVAGLLRYSTGV from the coding sequence ATGAGCGAGCAGCAGGAACAGGAGCAATCTGACAAGCAGAAATACGAGTTCCGGAAGGTCATAGAGGAACTCAAAGGGTACCAGGGTTCGGGCACCCAACTCGTCTCTATCTACATCCCCGAAGGCAAGCTGATCAGCGACGTCGTCGCCCACGTCACCCAGGAACACTCCGAAGCTTCGAACATCAAATCGAAGGACACTCGGACAGCGGTGCAAGACGCGCTCACTTCGATCAAGGACCGACTCCGGTACTACGACGTGCGGCCACCCGACAACGGACTGGTCGTGTTCTCGGGCGCGTTCGATACCGGCGGCGGCCGGACCGACATGGTGACGAAGGTCCTCGAATCCCCACCAGACCCCATCGAATCGTTCCGCTACCACTGTGACTCGGAGTTCCTCACCGAGCCGCTGGAGCACATGCTGGCCGACAAAGGGCTGTTCGGGCTCATCGTGCTCGACCGGCGCGAGGCAAACGTCGGCTGGCTGAAGGGCAAACGCGTCGAGCCTGTCAAGTCCGCCTCCTCACTGGTCCCGGGCAAACAGCGGAAAGGTGGCCAGTCCGCCCAGCGTTTCGCCCGCCTCCGGTTGGAAGCCATCGACAATTTCTATCAGGAGGTCGCCGGCATGGCGAACGACCTGTTCGTCGCCGACCGCCACGAAATAGACGGGATCCTCGTAGGCGGCCCCTCACCGACGAAAGACGAGTTCCTCGACGGCGATTATCTCCACCACGAGCTACAGGACATGGTGCTCGGGAAGTTCGACGTGGCCTACACCGACGAGTCAGGGCTGTACGACCTCGTGGACGCGGCCGACGATGTGCTGGCCGAACACGAGATGCTCCGGGACAAGGAGCTCATGGAGGACTTCTTCAAGCAGCTCCACAACGGGGACAAGGCCACCTACGGGTTCGACCAGACCCGCCAGAACCTCAACATGGGCGCGGTCGAACAGCTGCTCATCTCCGAGGACCTCCGGAAAGACGTGGTCGCCTACACCTGCGAGAACGGCCACGATGAGTACGACCTCATCAACAGCAGCGCCGGGACTGACGACCACGAGTGCTCCCGCTGTGGGGCCACGGTCGACGCCGACGACGGCGAGCGTGAAGACGCCATCGACCACCTGATGGAACTGGCCGACCAGCGCGGCACTGAGACGGTATTTATCTCCACTGACTTCGAGAAAGGCGAACAGCTGCTGACCGCCTTCGGTGGCGTCGCCGGCCTGCTGCGCTACTCGACGGGCGTCTAA
- a CDS encoding PGF-CTERM sorting domain-containing protein, which translates to MSGDGVQNVEATLSTPDGLSCSPSGSQTIGLSDGSGSATFDCTADATGDYNGEVSVSVTADESGGTNTYSDTRQTGLDVLSPASLSLTTSVGSTDLDDGETTTVDAVVHNSGDTSTSYTVSVADSDGYSYSLASGTASGDIAGGTTTTVTYDITADSGGDYDLTVTTDGGNGQSLSGTDTLSVSGSSSNGGDSGNGETTTEATTTTEQDTPESEKPTATTNPTATAEPEQPTTATAESTVADGTAATATMADSVGGTDGESRDEPTAGSGPGFTVLVAVIALLSAAALARQQS; encoded by the coding sequence GTCTGTCCTGCTCGCCGTCTGGCTCACAGACCATCGGACTCAGCGACGGCAGCGGGTCAGCCACGTTCGACTGCACTGCCGACGCCACCGGTGACTACAACGGCGAGGTGTCGGTGTCCGTCACCGCCGATGAGTCCGGCGGCACAAACACCTACTCAGACACCAGACAGACCGGCCTCGACGTGCTCAGCCCCGCCAGTCTCTCGCTGACGACCTCGGTCGGCTCGACCGACCTCGATGACGGCGAGACGACCACCGTCGACGCTGTCGTCCACAACAGCGGCGACACGTCGACGAGCTACACCGTCTCAGTCGCTGATTCCGACGGCTACTCGTACTCGCTAGCGTCCGGGACAGCGAGTGGAGACATCGCCGGCGGAACGACCACGACTGTCACCTACGACATCACTGCTGACAGCGGCGGCGACTACGACCTCACCGTCACCACAGACGGCGGCAACGGCCAGTCGCTCTCGGGGACGGACACCCTCTCAGTGTCGGGTTCGAGCAGCAACGGCGGAGACAGCGGCAATGGCGAAACCACTACTGAGGCGACGACAACCACCGAACAGGATACGCCCGAAAGCGAAAAACCGACAGCGACCACCAACCCCACTGCCACCGCCGAACCAGAACAGCCGACGACTGCCACCGCCGAGTCGACCGTAGCCGACGGGACGGCAGCGACGGCAACCATGGCTGACAGCGTCGGCGGCACTGATGGCGAATCAAGAGACGAACCCACGGCCGGGTCCGGTCCCGGCTTTACCGTGCTCGTCGCAGTTATCGCACTGCTCTCGGCTGCCGCGCTGGCTCGTCAGCAGAGCTGA